GAACGAGGAAGCGCTGTTGATGGATCGCTATCGGCGGATGACGATCGAAATCCTCACGGCCTGCTGCGCGTCGCCACTGGTGCTAAGTTTGGCCGGCAACGCCGCCGCTTGGTATGACGGCAGCCGGCGGGTGGGCAATTTGTCCGGCGAAAACCTTCCGCTCGGGTCGCGGCTGATCGCCATCATGGACGCCTTCGACGCGATGACCACCGGCAACGTTTATCGGCCAGCTTTTTCGCACGAGCGCTCGGTCAAGGAACTGTTCGCGTCGGCGGGCACCCAGTTCGATCCGCGGCTGGTTCAATGCTTCAGCGAATTGCACGAACGCGACTTGGAGCAGCTCCATCGCCGCATGGCGGCCAAGTGGTTGCAAGACCTCGATTCCGCGTCGACCGAGTCCTGCTGGCAACTAAGCAACTCCTTCGCCGGCCGCACGCCGCTAGTGACCGAGGCGCTGTTCCAACAAAAGCTGCTCGACAACATGTACGACGCCGTCGTGTTTCTCGACAATAACTTGCAGGTGACGCTCTGGAACCGCGGCGCGGAGCGGCTGACGGGTTTGGACGGCGCCGCCGTCTTCCAGCGGCCTTTCCGCCCCAGCCTGTTCCATCTCCGCAATGAACGGGGAGATGCCTACAGCGACGCCGATTGCCCGGTCGCCCATGCTTTGCATAGCGGCGTCCAATCGATGCGGCGCGTTCTGATTCGGGGGCGAAACGATCGCGACGTGGCCGTGGACGTCCATATCATGCCGGTCGTGCCAAGCGAGGGAACGATCCACGGAGTGACGCTGCTGTTGCACGACGTTTCGCCCGAGGCTTCGCTCGAAGAGCGCTGCCAGCGGCTTCACGAAAAGGCGATTCGCGATCCGCTGACCCAAGTGGCCAATCGGGCCGAGTTTGATCGCGTGCATGGAATTTTCGTCGAGACGCACTTGCAGCGCGGGTTGCCGTGCAGCTTGGTCATGTGCGACATCGATCGCTTCAAGAGCGTGAACGACAACTACGGCCATCCCGCCGGTGACGAGGTGATCAAGAGCTTCGCCCAGTTGCTCAAAGGCTCCTGCCGGTCGGGCGATCTGGTGGCCCGGTATGGCGGCGAGGAATTCGTGATGCTCTGCGCCGATTGCGGTGTAGCCACGGCGTTCGAGCGAGCGGAAAAGGTTCGCCGGGCGTTCGGTGAACTGTCGCAGCCGGCACTCGGCGGCCAGGTGGTTACCGCCAGCTTCGGTGTCACCGAAACGCAGCCCGGAGATACCGCGGAGACAATGCTTAGCCGCTCCGACCGAGCCCTGTTATTGGCCAAGCAATCCGGCCGGAACGTGGTCGTGCAGCTTGGGGCCGGCCCGAGCGACGTGCGGCGATCGAGGCGCCGCTGGTGGCGTTTCTGGAAGACGGGTCTATCCAGCTCGATCCTCGAACAGAATCTGATCACGACCGTGCCGCTCAAGGTAGCGATCGAAAAGCTCCGCGGCTTCGTCGCCGATCATTCGGCCGAGATAAAATCGATCGAAGACAGCCGAATTCTGATGCACGTGCACGGCGAACGGACACTCACGCTCCGCCGCCGCTCGGATCGGCCGGTGCCACTCGTGGTCGAATTGTCGTTCGCCGAGGAGCATGTTCGTGGCAACGTCGGATCCCATGCGCCAAGCGGAACGATCACGCGCACAAAGATCCAAGTCGTGATGCGGCCGAAGCGGAATCGGGACCGCCGCCACGCGAATGCCATCGGCCGCGCCCGTCAACTGCTGGCGAGCCTTCGCTCGTATCTCATGGCGAGCGACGATTGTCCGCAGACTGATGAAGGCGTCTTGCGTCGCGCCACCCACATGCTCGTGCCTTGGCTGCTGAAGAAAGACGAGTAAGCACGACCGACGCCATTCGTCGTTCGAGATTCGTCATTTCCCCTCCTCTCACACGATTGTCAATCAGCTTCCCATCGGCTATGCTGCGCGGAAGACTTAGCGTTGGTCCCGAACCCGGTGATAGGAGAATCGAACCATGGCCTACACTGTCCCCCCGCTGCCCTATCCGTTCGACGCATTGGATCCCTACATCGATGCGAAGACGATGGAAATCCATCACGACAAGCATCATGCGGCTTACGTCA
The sequence above is drawn from the Pirellulales bacterium genome and encodes:
- a CDS encoding diguanylate cyclase; amino-acid sequence: MSPPAADERFASNGKIDERLSELNSLLEHWQQVGARKQATLSAVDQTFENCLVQVRLGMASSLFMALRCKHAPTASHSLRVALGCSAWTTALDLPKEEREAIEVAALLHDVGKIGVPDRVLLKPGALTNEEALLMDRYRRMTIEILTACCASPLVLSLAGNAAAWYDGSRRVGNLSGENLPLGSRLIAIMDAFDAMTTGNVYRPAFSHERSVKELFASAGTQFDPRLVQCFSELHERDLEQLHRRMAAKWLQDLDSASTESCWQLSNSFAGRTPLVTEALFQQKLLDNMYDAVVFLDNNLQVTLWNRGAERLTGLDGAAVFQRPFRPSLFHLRNERGDAYSDADCPVAHALHSGVQSMRRVLIRGRNDRDVAVDVHIMPVVPSEGTIHGVTLLLHDVSPEASLEERCQRLHEKAIRDPLTQVANRAEFDRVHGIFVETHLQRGLPCSLVMCDIDRFKSVNDNYGHPAGDEVIKSFAQLLKGSCRSGDLVARYGGEEFVMLCADCGVATAFERAEKVRRAFGELSQPALGGQVVTASFGVTETQPGDTAETMLSRSDRALLLAKQSGRNVVVQLGAGPSDVRRSRRRWWRFWKTGLSSSILEQNLITTVPLKVAIEKLRGFVADHSAEIKSIEDSRILMHVHGERTLTLRRRSDRPVPLVVELSFAEEHVRGNVGSHAPSGTITRTKIQVVMRPKRNRDRRHANAIGRARQLLASLRSYLMASDDCPQTDEGVLRRATHMLVPWLLKKDE